GGCATGGATCGAGCCTCATGACAAAGATGGCGTTATTGTGTCCCACGGCGGCGGAAATCATGGCTATGCACTGACCTTGCAAGACGCCATCCCTGCCTTCTCCGTGCGCGCTACCAAACAGGAAACCACCGCCACCGCCGCCCGGCCCTTGGGTGATGGCTGGCATCATGTCGCGGGCGTGCTGGGTCTCGATAAATCCGTATGCATCTATGTGGATGGCCAACTGGCGGCCCAAACCAAGGCCCCGAGCCTGATCCCGCAAAAACCCAATCTCGGGCTGTTCCTTGGAGGTACCGGTAACTCGCTCGTCACCAGCCATGGTAACGGTGAACCCTTCACCGGCACGCTGGATCAATTCTTCCTGTACCACCGCGCTTTGGACGCCGGGGAAATCGCTGAACTCATGAACCAGGGCAAGCGCGGCAATAAATCGCAGGGACTGGTCCTGGCGTGTTCGTTCGATACCGGTACCGCGCGCGATGAATCCGGCAACGGCATCCATGGCGTGGCCACCGGCACGGAAACCGCCAAGGGCAAAGTGGGAAGCGCCATGTTGTTTCCCAACCCCACCGAGAACCTCGCCGCCGCCGTCCCAGCCGGAAAAGCTGGCATCACCAATGTCCCCGCCCGCGCCGGTTCATTCGTCAAAAACCAGTGGGAACGCAAAGTCCCCTCGTTTACCCGGGCGATGGCCATGGCCGGCAAAAAAATCTTCATCTCTGGACCGCCCGATACCATTGATGAAGAATACGCCTTCGAGCGCCTCACCAAACATGATAAAGCCGTCAAACAAGACCTCGCTGAACAAGATGCCGCGCTGGATGGCAAACGCGGCGCCTCCCTCTTCGCGCTGGACATGGATAGCGGCAAAATGGGTGAAGGCATTGATATGCAAAGTCCACCGGTTTGGGACGGCATGGCCGTCGCTCGCGGCTGCTTGTTCATGTCCACCCAGGACGGCAAAGTCATTTGCTACGGCAAACCGAAAAATTAATTCATGGTGTTTCGGACATTCGGATTTTCTTTTCACTTTTCTGTCCCCCGGGTTTCAGGTTGAATGCGGTCATGAAATGTTTTGTCACGGGCGGGTCCGGCTTCATCGGCGCGAACCTGGTCCATGAACTCAATGCGCGTGGTCACCAAGTAAAAGCGTTACTGCGGCCTGGAGCGGATTTGCGCGGATTGCAGGGCGCCGACTACGAACGCGTCGAGGGCGATGTGGGCAATCCCGCGTTGCTCGAACAGGCCATGCGTGGCTGCGACTGGTGCTTTCATGTGGCCGCCAGTTACCATCTTTGGCTGAAGGAGTACGCCCCCATGTACGCCGCCAACGTGGACGGCACACGCCATGTGCTGGAAGCGGCGGCGCGCGCGGGCTGTGCGCGAATCGTTTATACGAGCACGGTGGGTTGCATCGGCCTGCCACGGGAGGTGGATGGCAAAGTCATCCCCACGGATGAAAACACACCCGTCAGCGAGGCCCAGATGCGCAATCATTACAAGCTTTCCAAATGGCGGGCGGAAGTCGTCGCGCGCGATCTGGCGGGACGCGGCTTGCCCATCGTGATTGTGAATCCCAGCGCCCCCGTCGGCCCGCGCGACGTCAAACCCACGCCCACCGGCCAGGTGATTGTGGATTTTCTGCGCCGCAAAATGCCGGCGTATCTGGACACCGGATTGAACTGGGTACATGTGCGGGATGTGGCCATCGGGCATCTTCTCGCCGCCGAGAAAGGCCGGGTGGGCGAGCGTTATATTCTGGGGCACACCGAAGGAAACTGGACCATGAAAGAAGCGTTTAAGGTGCTCCAGGAGGTCACCGGTGTGCCCGCGCCAAAAGTGCAAATCCCGTACTGGGTGGCGCTGATGGCGGCGCATGTGGACGAAACTTTCGCCAAGGTCACTGGCAAACCGCCCAAAGCGCCGCTGGCCGGCGTGCGCATGGCCAAATACAAAATGTTCTTCAATCCAGCCAAGGCGGTGCGCGAACTGGGCTTGCCGCAAACCCCGCCCCGGCAGGCGCTGGCCGATGCCGTCGCGTGGTTCAAGGCCAACGGCTACGCCTGATTTTTCAGGGCACGCTCCCGCTCTTCCGCAAGTTTGGAGTACCGGCTTCAGCCGGCGGCACATACGTATTCCAATGCACTTTTGAAATACTCAACACGCTTCAGAATCTCATAGCCGCACCGCCTGAAGGCGGGACTCCCAACTCCAGCTTTACGCATTTTTCCGTTAATCTGTACTACAATTTGAGGGCCTGCTCCCGCTCGATCACGGTGGGGTGCGAATAATAGAAGGCGCTATACAGCGGATGCGGCGTCAGGTTGCTCAGGTTCTTCTCGCTC
This genomic stretch from Verrucomicrobiota bacterium harbors:
- the hpnA gene encoding hopanoid-associated sugar epimerase, yielding MKCFVTGGSGFIGANLVHELNARGHQVKALLRPGADLRGLQGADYERVEGDVGNPALLEQAMRGCDWCFHVAASYHLWLKEYAPMYAANVDGTRHVLEAAARAGCARIVYTSTVGCIGLPREVDGKVIPTDENTPVSEAQMRNHYKLSKWRAEVVARDLAGRGLPIVIVNPSAPVGPRDVKPTPTGQVIVDFLRRKMPAYLDTGLNWVHVRDVAIGHLLAAEKGRVGERYILGHTEGNWTMKEAFKVLQEVTGVPAPKVQIPYWVALMAAHVDETFAKVTGKPPKAPLAGVRMAKYKMFFNPAKAVRELGLPQTPPRQALADAVAWFKANGYA